The Daucus carota subsp. sativus chromosome 9, DH1 v3.0, whole genome shotgun sequence genome window below encodes:
- the LOC135149281 gene encoding transmembrane emp24 domain-containing protein p24delta7-like has product MACFWALDHKPPTTMTVDFDWKSGVAAKDWSNVAKKGSIDAMEIEVKKLYETVTSIHEEMSYLREREEEMQDLNNATNSKMGWLSLLSLLICLSVSGLQLWHLKSFFEKKKLI; this is encoded by the exons ATGGCTTGTTTCTGGGCGCTTGATCATAAACCACCAACAACGATGACGGTTGATTTTGATTGGAAGTCAGGTGTGGCTGCAAAGGATTGGTCTAATGTTGCCAAGAAAGGCTCTATAGAT GCCATGGAAATAGAGGTGAAGAAATTGTACGAAACCGTTACGTCCATTCATGAGGAGATGTCTTATCTTCGTGAAAG GGAAGAAGAGATGCAAGATCTTAATAACGCCACAAACTCCAAAATGGGATGGCTCAGCTTGTTGTCccttttgatttgtttatcagTTTCGGGTTTGCAATTGTGGCATTTGAAGTCATTTTTCGAGAAGAAGAAGCTTATTTAA
- the LOC135149280 gene encoding serine/threonine-protein kinase VIK-like: MAYLHNEPNVIIHRDLKPRNVLLVNSSADHLKVGDFGLSKLIKVKNSHDVYQMTGETGSYRYMAPEVFKHRKYDKKVDVFSFAMILYEMLEGDAPLSHHEPYEAAKYVSEGHRPMFRAKGYTQELRALTEQCWAADTNKRPSFLEVLKRLEKIKETLPAEHHWNIFSS, encoded by the exons ATGGCGTATCTTCACAATGAGCCCAATGTCATAATACACAGAGATTTAAAACCCAG AAATGTTCTTCTCGTCAACTCTAGTGCTGACCATCTAAAAGTCGGAGACTTTGGACTAAGCAAGCTTATCAAGGTGAAAAATTCTCACGATGTATACCAAATGACTGGAGAGACTGGAAGTT ACAGGTACATGGCTCCTGAAGTCTTCAAGCATCGTAAATATGATAAGAAGGTTGATGTTTTCTCCTTTGCAATGATACTCTACGAG ATGCTTGAGGGTGATGCACCATTGTCACACCATGAACCTTATGAAGCGGCCAAATATGTGTCTGAGGGGCACAGGCCTATGTTTAGGGCCAAAGGCTATACTCAAGAATTAAGAGC CTTGACAGAACAATGTTGGGCAGCAGATACGAACAAGAGACCATCGTTCCTGGAAGTCCTCAAAAGGCTTGAAAAGATAAAGGAAACTTTACCGGCAGAGCATCACTGGAATATCTTCTCTTCTTGA
- the LOC108200335 gene encoding transmembrane emp24 domain-containing protein p24delta9 produces the protein MVLKFLIFLAITQGLLTTESVRFELESGHAKCIAEEIKTNAMTVGKYSIVNPTEPLNSYSEEAHQPLPDSHKLTVKVTATSGNSYHYAENVQSGQFSFQAVEAGDYMACFWALDHKPPTTMTVDFDWKSGVAAKDWSNVAKKGSIDAMEIEVKKLYETVTSIHEEMSYLREREEEMQDLNNATNSKMGWLSLLSLLICLSVSGLQLWHLKSFFEKKKLI, from the exons ATGGTACTCAAATTCTTGATATTTCTTGCTATAACTCAAGGGCTTTTAACAACAGAGTCAGTTAGATTTGAACTTGAATCAGGCCATGCCAAATGCATTGCAGAGGAGATCAAAACTAATGCCATGACTGTGGGAAAGTACTCAATTGTTAATCCCACTGAACCCCTTAACTCTTATTCTGAAGAAGCACATCAGCCTTTGCCTGATTCTCACAAACTTACTGTCAAg GTAACAGCTACTTCTGGAAATAGCTATCACTATGCAGAGAATGTGCAGTCTGGTCAGTTTAGTTTTCAGGCAGTAGAAGCTGGGGACTACATGGCTTGTTTCTGGGCGCTTGATCATAAACCACCAACAACGATGACGGTTGATTTTGATTGGAAGTCAGGTGTGGCTGCAAAGGATTGGTCTAATGTTGCCAAGAAAGGCTCTATAGAT GCCATGGAAATAGAGGTGAAGAAATTGTACGAAACCGTTACGTCCATTCATGAGGAGATGTCTTATCTTCGTGAAAG GGAAGAAGAGATGCAAGATCTTAATAACGCCACAAACTCCAAAATGGGATGGCTCAGCTTGTTGTCccttttgatttgtttatcagTTTCGGGTTTGCAATTGTGGCATTTGAAGTCATTTTTCGAGAAGAAGAAGCTTATTTAA